The region GTAGGCTTCCTCGATAAGGTATTGCGATAGCGATTGGTACGTCTGCTCCGCATCCCAAGGGCAACCGCCCGGAGCACGCAGGCGGTCCATTACGGCGATGAGTTCGTCGAAAGATTTTGACATAGGACTATTTAAGTCTAGGAAGTCTGGAAAGTCTAGGAAGTCTGGGAAGGTAGAAGATTCTTCCTCGACTTCCCAGACTTTCCACGACTTCCGAGACTAACGGCCAAAATGCTACTATCAAACCAAGGTGAAAATATATGATCGGTCACGACGACGAGAACGAAGAAGTACATTACAAGGTCGCTGACAAGCGAAAATTCAACGCTGACGGCTCGCTGCGCGACGGAGTTACGCTCGATGCAGCGCCGGTAAAACCGGTAGCTCCGGCTGAAGAAACTCCTGCGTCGCCGCCAAAGCAGCAAGTTCAGGAAACTCACATCGGCCCGATGGATGAGGAAGAGAAATTTCCGGGCGAAGAAGACGGTGAGGAGATGCCGGGAGCACAAGATCCGGCGAGCTTTGTAAATTTTCTCTCAACACTGGCCACCAACGCCGCCGCTGCTCTCGGCGCAGTTCCGCATCCGGCGACCGGAAAGCGAACGCTTGATCTGGAAACAGGCAAATACTGGCTCGACGTTTTGGGAATGGTGAAAGAAAAGACCAAAGGTAATCTTCATCCACAGGAAAGCCGCTTGCTTGAAGGCCTTCTCGGCGATCTGCGACTGCAGTATGTGCAACTCGTAAAAGCAACCGAAGAAAGACTAAAAGCCCAGGCGGCCCAGCAATTCTCCGGCTCTGATATTTTAGGCAAGAAATAGATTCACCACAGAGAACACAGAGAGCACTGAGAAAATCCACAACTATTTTCTTCCATATCTCTCTGTGTTCTCTGTGTTCTCTGTGGTTAAATCTTCTTAGATGAAGCTCACATTTCTCGGTACAGGTACTTCGACTGGCGTTCCGTCTATCGGGTGTGACTGTGAGACTTGTCTTTCGGACGATTTGCGTGACAAACGGTTGCGTGTTTCTATTCTTATTGAGCACCGGGATAAAAAGATACTGGTCGATACTTCAATTGATTTTCGGCAGCAGGCTTTGAGAGCAAAGATCAGCCATCTCGATGTTGTATTGATCACGCATTGCCATGTCG is a window of Chloracidobacterium sp. DNA encoding:
- a CDS encoding DUF1844 domain-containing protein, which codes for MIGHDDENEEVHYKVADKRKFNADGSLRDGVTLDAAPVKPVAPAEETPASPPKQQVQETHIGPMDEEEKFPGEEDGEEMPGAQDPASFVNFLSTLATNAAAALGAVPHPATGKRTLDLETGKYWLDVLGMVKEKTKGNLHPQESRLLEGLLGDLRLQYVQLVKATEERLKAQAAQQFSGSDILGKK